From Ischnura elegans chromosome 13 unlocalized genomic scaffold, ioIscEleg1.1 SUPER_13_unloc_1, whole genome shotgun sequence, a single genomic window includes:
- the LOC124172044 gene encoding uncharacterized protein LOC124172044, with product MSANGVSRANNMTTVATATSDFNAARKRVFGGVITDGSIRAPPALHDWNLNALREMFSKLNAGGNDVKNRVTCLRYAGDASDWLLMPGEVPVTMESWSNYNLLRAAELLGDEYFRSRLFDDAIKMYDLTNFYYERKFGWRFIKSRDMRRKRAKLLIVAERFVDVFVEMRRDAMLDDVNSEMEGVVTLSLRFAYGLSLVAMNLRLEAVQYFCHRHLGHADLKNNENMDVLKSTIRLIEEQFKRDKVQFSVHLAQRLLNVFCVRLMRGSCPPEVLAFAARFSSSLLRRRDCMAHYSALKLKATGFHSSLRNHDAHFLASVINCHQASETSLKELVVVHRRLLKALRQGGDFAVDRLRVTSSLIYALHSGPNTILRDTFLKVTSVVTPDDPRYDIFLKMAAEGPADASEERKTCDNVA from the exons ATGTCGGCAAACGGGGTCTCCCGCGCAAACAACATGACCACCGTTGCCACGGCAACGAGTGACTTCAACGCCGCCCGAAAGAGGGTGTTCGGGGGCGTGATCACGGACGGTTCCATCAGAGCGCCACCCGCCCTACACGACTGGAACCTCAACGCCCTCCGCGAGATGTTCAGCAAACTCAACGCCGGCGGAAATGACGTCAAAAACAGGGTCACATGCCTCCGCTACGCGGGCGACGCTTCTGATTGGCTGCTCATGCCTGGGGAGGTCCCCGTCACCATGGAATCG TGGTCCAACTACAACTTGTTGCGGGCGGCCGAGCTTCTGGGAGACGAATACTTCCGTTCGAGACTCTTCGACGACGCCATCAAGATGTACGACCTGACCAACTTCTACTACGAGAGGAAGTTCGGGTGGCGATTCATCAAATCGCGGGATATGAGGCGGAAGAGGGCCAAGCTCCTCATAGTCGCCGAAAG GTTCGTGGACGTGTTCGTGGAGATGCGCCGGGACGCCATGTTGGATGATGTGAACAGCGAGATGGAAGGCGTCGTCACGCTGAGCTTGAGGTTCGCGTACGGTCTGTCTCTCGTTGCCATGAACCTACGCCTCGAAGCTGTCCAATACTTCTGCCACAGACACCTCGGACACGCCGACTTGAAGAACAAT GAGAACATGGACGTCCTGAAGTCAACCATTCGATTGATCGAAGAGCAGTTCAAACGCGACAAGGTCCAATTCTCCGTCCACCTTGCCCAGCGCCTGCTAAACGTCTTCTGCGTGCGGCTCATGCGCGGCAGCTGTCCGCCAGAAGTTCTTGCCTTCGCCGCCAGGTTCTCCTCATCACTGCTGAGGCGAAGGGACTGCATGGCGCACTACTCGGCGCTGAAGTTGAAGGCGACTGGCTTCCACTCGTCACTGCGCAACCACGACGCGCACTTCCTGGCCTCCGTCATCAACTGTCACCAGGCCAGCGAGACTAGCCTCAAGGAGCTGGTGGTCGTACACAG GCGCCTGCTGAAAGCATTGAGGCAAGGCGGTGATTTTGCGGTGGACCGTCTGCGGGTGACGTCATCGCTAATCTACGCTCTCCACTCTGGCCCCAACACCATTCTCAGGGACACCTTCCTCAAGGTCACCAGCGTCGTCACGCCAGACGACCCACGATACGACATCTTCCTCAAGATGGCGGCCGAAGGACCAGCCGACGCCAGCGAAGAGAGAAAGACCTGCGACAATGTGGCTTGA